A stretch of DNA from Candidatus Parcubacteria bacterium:
CGGCTCAAGATTGCCAAATATGTTGGAAACGGAAACGGCACTGGGTGCGGAATAGGGTCCAGCGACTGGACATGCACATCTGTTGACGATCATGATACTGATAATATTGGCCAATACACCTCTATTGCTTTTGACTCTTTAGGCAACCCTTGGGTGAGCTATCGCGATGTCGCCAATAACCGGCTCAAGATTGCCAAATATGTTGGAAACGGAAACGGCACTGGGTGCGGAATAGGGTCCAGCGACTGGACCTGCACAGCTGTTGACGATCATGCCACTGAGAACTATGGCCAATACACCTCTATTGCTTTTGACCCATCTGGCAATGCCTGGGTAAGCTATTATGACGTCACCAATGACCGGCTCAAGGTTGCGAAAATTAACGCCCCTCATTACAAAAACGACCTGCGTTATCTTTCTGATAACAATGGCCAGAGCGATATTGCCACAGATGATAACACCAACCGCGACCCTATTACCGCGCAAAAAGACGAAAGGCCGTTTTATCTTATTGCCGGCCGCAACACAAACAATACTGACACGCCTTCTGTTTCTTGGAACGGCCAATCAACAACAGCGCCTTCTTCAAAAGCAATCAGTTTGCAGGCGTACAGGTTTGGAACAACCAATGCCTGGGAAAACATTACTCCAAGCACTAACACTTGTTCTTCTGCCGCTACCAGCACTGACTGCGACATTTCCGGACCTGTCAGCGACTCGCCTTCAGAATACTATGAGGCAGACGGCTCTAATTACTGGTCATTTTTCCGTGTCCTCCAGGAAAAAGACGGCACTAACGCTGAAACTCTAAAAACCGATTATTTTAATGTAAACGCTATAGATATATCAAGCTCTTCATCAGCAACTGCATCTTCTTTCCAGAGAAAGACCTGGTATGACGGGACCCGGTTTTGGAAAGCGTTTAATTCTGGAGGGGCGATTAAATTTTGGTATTCAACTGACGGAACAAACTGGGCTGTAAATGACAGCGCCACCATTGATGTTGCCACCAATGATTTTTCCATAGAAGCCGCCACCTCAACCGCTTTTATAACCTACACTGACGGCTATGATATTAAGGCAAGAGCCGCCACTTCTACTCCAAGTATTTCTTTTTCTTGGCTGGATGCTGTCACTGTTTATGACGGTGATCCTGTAACGCAGTATTATTATCCAACCATTGCTAAAGACACAAATAATAAATTAAGAGTTAATGTTACTGTAAAATATCCATCCTGCGATTCAATTAGTTACGGTGGAGAAACCTATGATGCGGTTTCAATCGACAATGTGTGCTGGCTGTCAGAGAATTTAAATATAGCTCCGGCTAGCGCTGATAATTCTAACTGCTCTGGCGGCACCAAATACTGTCACGATGATGCTAGTTGTACTCCTAATTGTTGCGACACCTACGGCGGCTTATACACATGGGCAGATACAATGTGCGGTTCTTCTACCTGCAACGGCGCAGGCGAGTCCCAGCCCGCCTGCACAACACCTGTTCAAGGCCTCTGTCCTAACGGCTGGCACATACCCAGCCATTATGAATACGTTGCCCTTGAACGTCAGATATGTTCTGACCTCGGCGGAACAGATTGCGCAACTCAATTTCTATATGACGAATCAGCTATCGGCGACAAAGGAACCAATGGCGAAGGCTCAGCCATGGCAGGAGAATATAACCTTTGGACTAACGGAGTCCTTAGAAATCACGCTAGCTTTGCCGCTTCCGGTTTTAACGTTCTTCCCGGCGGCTTCCGCAATACTGGTGGCAGTTACTACGATCTTAGCGACTACGCCGACCTGTGGTCGTCTACCGAGAATGGTACTAACGCTTGGAGACGCGGCCTGTATTACAATATCATCAGCGTCAGCCGCGATTACTACGATAAGACCTTCGGCTTTTCCGTGCGGTGCGTGAGGGATGATTAAAGCTAAGCTTTAGAAAAAAATATGAGAAAAGTAAAATTTGTTAAAAATAATTTTTATCATATATACAACAGAGGCGTGGAAAAACGCAGTATTTTTCAAGACGATAACGACAGATGGCGCTTTCTTCAGGGATTATTTTTATTTAACGATGAAAAGAATAGTTTTAATCTTCTTTGGCATTTAGAGCAGAAAAAAAGAAAAGCAACATTCGGTTTGTTAAAAGATATTCTTAAAGAACAGGGTGATAAAAGGAGTAATTTGGTTAATATAATAGCTGATTGTCTTATGCCTAATCATTTTCACCTGATTTTAGAAGAGATAAGAGAAAATGGAATTACTCTTTTTATGCATAAATTGGGTACAGGATACACAAAATATTTCAATAAAAGATATCAGCGGGTAGGGAGTTTGTTTCAAGGGACTTTTAAAGCTGTTTTGATAGACAAAGAAGATTACTTGCGATATTTACTTGTTTATATCAATGTAGTCAACCCAGGAGAATTAATAGAGCCGTTTTTAAAAGAAAATGGAATTAAAAATCCAGAGCAGATTATAAAATTTGCAGGAGAGTATCCTTGGAGTACTAATCAAGAGCATCTTGGGAAAAGAGATTCAATAATCTTAGGAAAAAATGCTTTAAATAAGATATTTGGTAATTCTGACGATTATAAAAATTTTGTTCAAGAAGTTTTAGTGGGTGAAAGAATAAAATCAATTAACCATCTTTTTCTTGAAAGCTAAGCTTTCCAAAGCTAAGCTTTGATTTGAAAATTTTATGGCAAACTTGTTTCAAAAATTTAGAAAATTTAAAAATAACAAAAAAATAATTTTAATTATATTTGTTATTATCTTGATTTTAGCTGGTTTTGGATTTACTAACGAAGCTGCTGCGATTAATTATTACATCCAATCAAAACTCTCTGATACTGCCAATAGTGTTTCCGGTTGGGGCTCGGCAAGCAGCACTTCTGTCACCTCAAATGAAAATGAAAATGTTTATGGCACTGTGGTGCCTTTAACAGGCGGAGATATGTACGCGACATGGATAAAAGACGCCGCTATTCAAGGTTCTGTTTGGGATGATTCAGATTCAAGATGGGAGAATTCAGTGGGTACTGAAAACTCTGGCGGAAATAATGTTGATGCCATTGCTACTGGCATTACTGGAATGACTAAGAATATGTCTGCGGTTTCTGATTCCAGCGGATATGTCCATCTTACATATATTGATTCATCCAACTATGTTCAATACCAGAAATACACTGGCAGTTGGCAAACAGCAGTGGCTTTGGATTCCACTGCCACCAACGAATATACCACTATCGCTATTGACACAGCCGGAAACAATGGAATATACGCTTTTTGGACTAGAGATAATAATATTTATTATAGAAGGGGCTGTTCTCCTTATACTTCTACTTCAACTGACTGGGATTCAGCTGTTACTTTTGAAAGCGCTGGCGGAAATAGTAATGACTGGGCAGTTGCCGGGTATGAAGATTTTGGCTCTGGAAAAATCTTTGCTGAATGGACCCAGGGAAGCAGTTCTCCCTATGACATTAAATGGAAATCTGCCACATCTACCGCCTGCGTGACCGGCATTGATATTTCCGGCAATATCTATCTGGCAAATGAATCAACCTTAGACACTACTGCTTATACTGTTGCTGTTTCAGTTAATAATGCGGAGCCGACTACTACTAGCACTTCAAGCGGCTCTTTTCAATTCACTTCAGTAAGCGTTAATGCTAATGATCCCATAGCTGTCTATATCCAGGGACATGCTAATAATGATAATACTTTTACTGTTACAGACGGGACAACAAATATAGAAAATTTGCATCTTTATTTAAATAAAACAGCTATTACTAATAACAATTCCGGCAATACAACTAATGCTAATATTTGCGGTTTTACCAGTTATCCTGGTTCTGGAGACAATCTTTTTACTTGTTCTGTTAATGTACCTACTTTTACCGGCGATGAGATTCATATAATGGGCAGTTATGCTCCTGGCGATGATGTCAATACCAGCAAGATGCATATTGTCACAGGCGGCACTTATACCGGCGATACAGAAACCCTGACTTTATCTGGTTCTGGCACCGGCGCTTCCAGGCCTTTATTTAATGAAAGCGGAACTTTTACTACTGCCAGCAGTACAACTAAGTTTATTGGTTCTGCTGAAAGCCATATCCAGGAAACCACTTATTATAATTTAGAATTAAAGCCGTCTGCCAGCGCCACTTATCGCTTGGCTTCTACCGGGTCCCAGACAATAACTATTAATAATAATTTGACAGTAGGGAATGAAACCGCTACGTCAACCATTGACTGGACTACTAATGATCCGGCCATTACTTTAAAAGGCAATTTAGATTTGAATTCTCCCAGCATCTGGACTAAGAGCGATAGCGCTACTTTGACTTGGTCGCCGGAAGGCACTAAAACATGGAGCGATGATAATGCCACCAAGCAGGACATTGGCATAGTTTCTATTACTAGCGGTTCTTCCTTGCCTAAGATCCAGCTTTCTACAGCAGTCAAAGCAACCACTCTTGCTGTTGCTGATGCTCATGAATTGGATTTAAACAGCCAGAGTTTGAATATTACTAACGGCGCTTTAACCACTGCTGGCACAACTGGAATCATTACTTGCGCTGCTTGTTCTGCTGGAAAAACTACTATTTTAGGAACAGGCAATTTAGGCGGCGGCACAGGCGGAATTACTTTTTATGATCTTGATTTAGGCGATGATACTGAAACAGGCACAACTACTGCGGCTTCTGATTTTACAGTAAGCCATGTTCTTACTATTGACGGCGGCGCTAACAATCATGCCTTTGACGCTTCTTCAAAAACTATTACTTTATCTGGCTCTGGCACGCCTTTTGTTAAAAACGGCACTTTCACTGTGAGTACTTCTACTATTAAATACACTGGCACTTCAGCTACCAATATTACTGCTGTTATTTATAATCATTTAGAGTTTTCTCCAGCAAGCGGCACTCCTAATTATACAATTCAGAACGGCACATTGACTGTAAATAATAATTTAACAATAGGTGATGGCAGTAATGGAGTAACTTTAAAAGCTGACAGCAACGATCCTATTATGACGATAGGTAATGCCACTCTTACAGAAACAACAACTTTCTTAATTAAAAACGCTGCTACTTTTGTGGGCGGCTCAAATAATATCACTGTTTACGGAGATTTAACCCTGAATAGTAGTTCAACTTGGACAAAAGGAACAGGAACTTTAATTCTTGACGGCGGAGACGCTACTTATCCTCGTTACTTTGATGATCAGAATGGAAGTAAGCAGAATATGGGAACTGTTCAAATTGGAACTTCGCCAGCAGTGATTAAACTAAAGAGCGATATGACTGCTGACAGCTTAACTGTTTCTGCTAGCGATACTTTAGAAACCCAGGGATGGGATCCGAATATTGCTACTTTTGTAACAGTAAACGGCACTTTAGATTGCACTGATTCTGGCGGAGCCAACAATGAGGGCAACGGAACAACTATTAATTTAGGAACTGACTGGACAGTAGCTGTTGGCGCCACTTTTACTGCCCAGGAATCAGAAGCCTATCCAACTGCAGTAATTTTTGACGAAGCAGCTGCCAGCAGTGTTTCTCCTGGCGGCACTGATGAAAGCCATGACTTTTATAATTTCTTGGTCACTAAAAGCGCTACTTCTACTGTGACTCTTGGCGCTGCCATTGATGTTGAAAATGATTTAACTATTTCAAATGTGGCTTCAACCTTGGACGTTGGTTCTAATTATGCGATTAATGTTGCTGGTTCCTGGTCAAATTCCGGAACATTTACTGCCGGAACAGGAACAGTAACCTTTGATTCTGGAGACACTGGCGAAACTATTGTTAGCGGCGGAACAGGCAGCGGCAAAACTTTCTATGATATTGTTTTTAATAATTCTGCCGGCGGCTGGACAATTTCTACCAATGATTTAAAAGCGACTCATAATTTTAACTTGACTGATATTAACTCTGCTGCTGACTCTTTTACCGTGGCTTCAGGCATTACGGTTACTGTTCAAGGCGAATTCAAAAATGATATTGGCGGAGTATCTACCAAATGGACCGGCTCAACCTTGGTTTTAGACGGCAGCGGCAGTTATTGCATTAATACTAATAAAAATGTTGGCGATGATACTTATGCTACTTTGCAGGTTAGCGCTGGACAATATATCAGAATGTGGGATTCTTCTGCTGCCACTTCCACTATTAGCGGTTCGCTTTATTCTATGGATCATGCAGCAAATGACGGACATCTCCATATTTGGGGAGCTTATAGTGTTCCTTCCACAACCACTGATTACTGGTCTTACCTCAAGGATTTTGATGGTGCTGGAGTTTCCAGGCAAAGCCAGGTTACTATTGAATCCAGCGCTTCTGTCACAGTTGGCTCATCAAGCGAGAGCTTGGAAATCAAAGGAAATAAGACAGCTTCCAATGACAAAACAACAGTAACTTACGCGCCTGCTTCTGGTTCTTGGAACTTTAACAATAGCACTGGTTCTGAATTAATCTTCCAGGAAGCCAAAATTGATTATATGAAAGTCAATACCGGCATTGTCACTGCTTTGAATACTGTTTTAGACGATTCAGGCACGCCACCGACGCCGGCTGCTGTAGCTATTTTGAATGTTGACTGGTATGTTGGTGTGCATTTAGTTGATGCAGCTACTACAACAACAGATATTAATACTGGTTCCTTTGATGTGGTTATTTCAGAAAATTCTTCTGGAGGCGCTCAGTCAACTGTTTGGAAATACGCAAGCAACAGCTGGGGCAGTGCGTCTACTTCCCAGGAAACTGGAACTGGCAGTAATGGCGAGATTCCCCAGCCAGAAATTGATGATTCCATTAGAATCAGGGAGTATTCCCGAACTTCTGCTGGCTATACTTTTTATTACTATAATCTCCATGTTAAATGGCAGGCAAGTTATGGCGAATACGATTATTACGAGCGAGCAGGCAGTAATAAATATGTTATTTCTACTTATTATACTGGCGGCGGCCATGATAATATTATCAATGACAGCGGCACAAATGACTGGCATAGGGAAGATATTGATGTAAATAATGCTGAACCAGGTTCAATAGACGGTCCGCCAATTTACGGCACTTGGTATTGCGGTTTGCGGCCAGGCCTGGAATTTGAAATTGTTGACAGCGATTCAGATTCCCCGCCTTCTTTAGAGATTGGCACATTGGATTCTCCCAATTATACCAACACTGACTGGGTTGATTTGAAAGTGAACACAAGCGCGAGCAATGGTTATATTATTACTGCTTGGGCAGTTTCTTCTTATACTCCTGATATTTTCCGGCATGCTGATTATCCTTCCTCCACTTATATCCAGGACTTTATTGGCACTTACGCAACATCAACAGAGTGGGGTGGTTATTGTAAAGATAACAGCAACTATTGCGGATTCGGCTATACTTCCAGTGACCCTTCAGTTGAAGGTTCTAATCGCTATAGCAGCGGTAATAACTATGCCAAGTTTGTTTCTTCTGGCCCTGGCAATAGGGTGAGTGATCATAACCAACCTGTTTCCAAAGCAGATGCTGAAGGAACTTACAGAGTAACAGTAAAGGCCTCGGTTTTGGCAACGCAAATAGCAGGCGACTATTCCACAACCCTTGTGTTTGTTTGTACAGCGCAATATTGACGTATAAAGCTATGAATAAAAAAAGAATTTTAATTAGTTTAATATTATTTTTATTTATTGGTGGGATATGCTCGGCAGAGCAGGGTATGAGTATCTTCGTGTCGCCGCCGATTTTTGAACAGGAAATTGAACCTGGCCAGAGTTTTCAAGATGAAATTTATTTGTTAAACAAAAGCGATTTAGCAATACCAATGGAAGCTAAAGTTATTAATTTTGAGGCAGCTGGCGAGGAAGGCAGCATAGCATTTAATGAGAAAGAGGCAGATATCAGCATTAATCCAAGAAAATGGTTTGAAATTGAAAACCCTTATTTTATTTTAGAACCTCACCAGTCAGAAAAAGTTAAATTTTCAATTAATGTTCCTGAAAATGCCGAAATTGGCGGGCATTATGTTACTGTTTTATTTGAGCCAAAACTGCCTTCTTTTTATTTTGAAGAAAAAACATTGGAAGCTATTCCTCAAATAGGCGTTTTGTTTTTGATTTCAGTTGGAGTTGACAAATCAGACAGAACTGAAAAACCTTTAACTGTTGTTGAGTTTAATATCCCTGAAGAGTTTCATTTACAAAAATTAGAAAATCTTTTAGCAAATATCACTGGAATATTTTCCGAGGCATGGGCAGCTGGAGAGAAAACGTTTTCTATTGTTGAAAAAAGCAATCTGCCTTTTACTCTCCGCATTCAAAACAATGATCCTTATCATATTAAGCCTGAAGGCAAACTGCTGATTACAACAGGCAGGGGCAAAATAGTAGGAGAGACGCAGGTACCAAAAACAACAATTCTGCCTGGAAAAACCCGTAAGTTTCCAGTGGAATTCAGGCCAGTACTTCCAGAAAAACTTGAAAAGTATTTGCCAAAAACAGTTTCAAATTTTATTTCCCAGAACTTGCTTTTTGGAAAATATAAAGCCAGTTTGTTGATTAATTTTGAAAATAGTAAAATAAAAGAAGATATTATATTTTGGGCTTTTCCATGGAAAGTTACTCTTATTACTCTTTTTATATTAGCTATCCTTGCTTTAATGCGCAAAAGGATTATAGGGGCAGGCAAAGCGCTTATACAAAGGCGCGCAAAGGTAAAAAAGTTATCCACAGATTGACTCCTTTTTTAGTATTTGTTTTTACAGTATAATATAATAATTACGGGTTCTAAATTAACCCAAAGAAATTTTTTTAGAAAGGTCGAGAATAAAAAAATAGAAAAAACAAAAATTAAAAAGAATAAATGGCTAAAGAGATAAAAAAATACAGCAAAATAGCTCTTATTTTTTCTTTATGGATTTTAATGGTTGGAATGTACACAATCATTCCAATTGTTCATGGAGCTTATTGCAGTAAAGAAAAAGATGTTCTTACTGATTCAAGGCCGTCAACTGTTTCAGACCATGAAATTTATTTTGTAACTCCTACTGGAGTTGGGACTTCCACTGATACGATTATAATTTCCTTTGACGGATCAAATGATGGTTTTGATCTTAGTAGCATTGTTCTTGCTGACATTGATTTAGCTGTTGACGATGATAATAATTGTGATGGCGGTTGGACTCAAAAAACATTAGCAGATACTGCCACATCAAGTGTCTGGGGAGTGTCTGTGTCTACCAGTACAGATCAGATTACTTTTACTCCTCCTACAGATGCGAGCGCAGGGGAAATTGCTGCTGATAGATGTGTTCAAATTGAGATTGGAACAAACGCTGGCGGCAGTAATCAGATTACTAATCCTGCTGCCGGAGGCTGTGAAGGCGCTAGCAGTGTTTGCGATATTGATATATCAGGAGCTTTTGGAGACACTGGCAAGACCAAAGTAGCGATTATTGCCGGGATAGCAGTTTCAGCAACTGTTTCTGAAACATTAACTTTTACTGCCACAGATAGCGCTATTGGTTTTGGTACATTAGATGCTAGTGAAGTGCGTTATGCCACAGCGAATGAACAGGGCGCTACTAGTACTCCTGCAGCCGGCCAGCCAACACAGCTTTCTTTAACAACAAATGCTTCTGGCGGAGCGACCATTACTATAAAAGATGTGGGAAACGGAACAGATGCAGCTGGGTTATACAAATCAACAGCTACGGTAAAATTAATTCCTGCAGTAGCTTCCAGCCTTGTAAGCACTAGTACAGAAGAGTATGGCGTGTATGGCAAGGATGCTTCCAGTTTGACCATTCATGAGGGATTTGATGATGATACAGTCTCTGATGTGGCAATCTCCAGGACCCCTCAAACTTTTGCCACTGCTGCAGCAGCTGTAAGCGGTGGTACGGTTGATGTTTCTATGAAAGCGTGCATTGCAGGCACTACTCCAGCTGGTTCCTATGCTGATACTGTTATTGTAATTGCTACGCCGACTTATTAAGGTAAATAAACTTAAGGCGAAAAATCCCTTTGGGTGCGATTTTTAGTTGGCATCAGATTTGGACTTTATGCTAATAAAGATTGATTTTTTGCCTAAGTTTTGGTATAAGAGCTTTATAAAATGAAAAGTGTAAAAGCAATACTTTTAATAGGTGTTTTAATATTTGTAGGAATAACAGGATTAGTTTTAGCTTTTCAGGTTAATGCTCAAGCAACAGGTATTACTATTTCTCCTTTAACTTTTGAATTGACAGCAAATCCAGGAGATGTGATTTCAAACAAGCTTAAGGTTTATAATCCAACTGACAGCACTATTGGCATAAAAATGGAAGTAGAGGATTTCAGGCCGGTTGGTGAAACAGGTCAGGTAATAGTCAGCCCTGAAGAGGAAGTAACTTATTCTTTAAAAAGATGGGTGGAAACAATACCTCCTGAATTTACTTTAAAACCAAGAGAACAGAAGTTTGTTGATTTTACTATAAATGTTCCGGAAAATGCTGAGCCAGGAGGACATTATGGTTCAATTTTAGCTTGTGTAACTGGAGCTATAGGCGAAGAAGTTACTGGAGTAGCATTGACTCAAAAAGTAGGAGGTTTGATTTTGTTAATGGTTTCAGGAGAATTAAAAGAAGAGTTAATTGTTAAAGAATTTTCATCTCCTTCTTTTTTAGAATACGGACCAGTGCTGTTCACTATTAGGTTTGAGAATAAAGGAACTATTCATGTACGGCCAAAAGGTTTTGTAACTATTAGCGACTGGCGCGGGAAAAAAGTAGCTGATGTTGCTTTTCCGCAAAACAATGTTATTCCAGGAGCAATAAGAAAAATTGAGGCTTCTTGGGATAAAAAATGGTTAGTAGGCCGCTATACTGCCACATTAGTAGGCAGTTACGGCACTGCTAATGTTCCGTTTAATCCGCCTGTCTTAACTTTCTGGGTTTTTCCTTGGAAATTAGGTTTAGGCGCTTTGATAGCTTTATTAATAATAATGATTTTCTTTTATAAAACCAGAAAAAGGTGGAGATTGGCAATGAGAATATTAGTTAAAGGAGAACAATAATTTCTGAATCAATATTAAAAATGAATGTTTTTTTTAAAGAAAAAGAAAAACCAAGAAATAGAGCTTGAAAAAAGAAAAAAAGATTTTTTTTCACGGTTTTGTTTAACATATAAAGCCGTTTTTTTATTTTCAATTACATTTTCTATTTTATTATTTGCTTTTTCATTTTGCCAAGCCCTTGATCCAATAGAGGAAGGCATAAGTATTTCTGCAGTTGTAGAAGGCGTTGCTCCTCCTCCCTCTGCTGGAGGAGGGCCTATATTGCAATCCACAGTTGTTTTTAATGGAAAAGCATATCCTGGAGCTTTAGTCACTATTTTAAGAAATGGCTCAATAGCTTCAACTTTAACAGCTGATTCTTCTGCTGAGTTTTCAGCAACCTTAACTGGAATTCCGTCTGGCTTTAGGATTTTTTCGCTTTGGGCTGAAGATAAAGAAGGGAAAAAATCACCAACTCTAAGTTTTAGTGTTTATTTAACAAACAGAACAAGCACTACTTTTGCTGGATTATTTTTGGCACCGACTATTAATTTGAGTTCCTTTGAGATTTCTAAAGGAGAAGTTTTGGATATATACGGTTATACTGCTCCAAAAGCTGAAGTTAATATTTTTATCAATAATGGTTCAGAAGAAATTGTTTTGAGGACTAAATCTGATACTGATGGATTCTGGCTTTATTCGCTTGATACTTCTATAATAAAAAAAGCAGGTTATTCGGTTAGAGCAAGATCAACATCTTCTACAGGAGAGATTTCAATGTTCTCCGAGTCTTTAGATTTTGAAGTTCTACCTGAAGGAATTGCTGTTTGCTGCGGAGCTGACATAAACTGCGATAACAGAATAGATATTGTTGATTTTTCAATTATGCTTTTCTGGTGGGAGTCAAAAGAAATTAAAGACCCCTGCGTTGACATTAATTTAGACAATGAAGTAAATCTTGTTGACTTTTCCATTATGCTTTATTACTGGACAGGGTAATTTAATTAAAAGTTTAAAGTTAAAAATGCAAAGTTATAATTCAAAATTAAAAATTTCTTATTTTCTGATTTTAGTTTTTAGCTTTTCATTTTTAGTTTTTAATTATTGCCAAGCGGCGGTGTTTTATTTAATGCCTCAAGCGCAAACTGTTTATCAGGGCGATTCTTTTATTGTTGAAATAAGATTAGACACTGAAGAAGAAGAAATAAATACTGTTAAAGCAAATTTGATATTTCCTTCTGATTTGTTAGAAGTTGTTGATATTAATAAAGGAGGTTCTATATTGGCTCTTTGGCCTGAAGAGCCGGATGTTTCTAATAATGAAATATATTTTCTTGGAGGCGTTCCGGGCGGATTTAAAGGAGATGGAATAATTGCCAGAGTTATTTTTACAGGAAAAGAAATTAGCGGGGCAGAAGTTAGCTTTAAAGAAGCTTGCCATGTTTTATTAAATGACGGGCATGGCACTTCAGCTGATTTGAGTTTGCTTGGAGCGAGTTATGACATTATTGAAAAAACACAAGCTTGGCCGCTTATTTTTTCAACTACTCATCCAGACCAAAACAAATGGTCAAAATCAAGCACATTTCATATTCATTGGGATTTAGTTGAAGAAGCCGAATATAGTTATCTTTTAAGCCAGGACTCTTTGGCTGAACCTGATAATATTCTTGATAAGCCGGAAGGAGAATTGGTTTGGATGGGCGATATGAAGTATGTTGGTTTGGAAGACGGAATTTATTATTTTACTTTAAAGCAGAAAGACCCTGACCAGAGTTGGTCAGAGAAAATCACTTACAGGGCAATGATTG
This window harbors:
- a CDS encoding transposase, which gives rise to MRKVKFVKNNFYHIYNRGVEKRSIFQDDNDRWRFLQGLFLFNDEKNSFNLLWHLEQKKRKATFGLLKDILKEQGDKRSNLVNIIADCLMPNHFHLILEEIRENGITLFMHKLGTGYTKYFNKRYQRVGSLFQGTFKAVLIDKEDYLRYLLVYINVVNPGELIEPFLKENGIKNPEQIIKFAGEYPWSTNQEHLGKRDSIILGKNALNKIFGNSDDYKNFVQEVLVGERIKSINHLFLES